In Trichoderma atroviride chromosome 2, complete sequence, one DNA window encodes the following:
- a CDS encoding uncharacterized protein (EggNog:ENOG41), producing MARQKTQKAGPAAAQPSQTGNHENEAEAGEIAIPQFFNTTFSTHRVSPLFIGAQKLDQARLDRLAHRLRDTLVGDVVRGVQIGLEATDTPMGQVGPLKAVTFRWFQAEDILGDKAENWAELSDEQKRGLWIEMRHENAAYVALLLPGFSRSHQGPGTNTPAAKLWNMGFETPDMGEADGSQFLRLPLLLLRMPQALKAVIGEWLSTTFDCRVTKLNLGTRTLVSVLESWIPQTGLPRADSDLVLTLAFNAPVTDPGREAVLRLDGDLDEDEDEVEATEPGLRSMEISISASDLRRFLRAGKALQKSKQTTSNTDAGTALWERDDRERRRLAGSHTDDGWGWLKNKDGSEYPLMEALASHLNHHMALNLFHPGVRVIQVSCGGFVLSQSRVKIVKSGDVTDDLSRAAWMFVTLLGERVQSDAVPLGT from the coding sequence ATGGCGCGTCAAAAGACTCAAAAGGCTGGACCcgcagcagcccagccaTCACAGACGGGGAACCATGAGAATGAAGCCGAAGCTGGCGAAATTGCCATTCCGCAGTTTTTCAACACTACGTTTTCGACTCACCGCGTGTCTCCGCTCTTCATCGGCGCCCAGAAGCTGGACCAGGCCCGCCTTGATCGACTTGCTCATCGGCTGCGAGATACGCTGGTTGGGGATGTGGTTCGTGGAGTGCAGATTGGGTTGGAGGCCACAGACACGCCCATGGGCCAGGTTGGGCCGCTGAAGGCCGTAACTTTCCGCTGGTTTCAGGCGGAGGATATTCTGGGCGACAAGGCTGAGAACTGGGCGGAGCTGTCGGATGAGCAGAAGAGGGGGCTTTGGATCGAGATGCGGCATGAGAACGCAGCTTATGTCGCGCTCCTGCTGCCGGGCTTTTCGCGTTCACATCAGGGGCCTGGCACAAACACCCCAGCTGCGAAACTATGGAATATGGGCTTTGAAACTCCGGATATGGGCGAGGCTGATGGTAGCCAGTTCCTTCGCctgcctttgctgctcctTCGAATGCCCCAAGCTCTCAAGGCTGTCATCGGCGAATGGCTGTCGACAACCTTTGATTGCCGTGTCACCAAGCTCAACTTGGGGACTCGAACACTGGTCAGCGTTTTGGAAAGCTGGATTCCGCAAACCGGATTACCGCGAGCCGACTCGGATCTTGTGTTGACTCTTGCCTTCAACGCACCCGTAACAGACCCGGGCCGAGAGGCTGTACTTCGACTGGACGGTGATTtagacgaagacgaagacgaagttGAAGCAACTGAGCCTGGGCTACGATCTATGGAAATTAGCATTTCGGCGTCAGACCTGCGCCGTTTCTTACGCGCCGGGAAAGCGCTGCAGAAATCCAAGCAGACAACTTCGAATACCGATGCAGGCACCGCTTTATGGGAGCGTGATGATCGAGAACGGCGCAGGCTCGCAGGCTCACACACAGACGACGGGTGGGGATGGCTAAAGAACAAGGACGGCTCTGAATATCCCTTGATGGAGGCTTTAGCGAGCCATCTCAACCACCACATGGCATTGAATCTGTTCCATCCGGGTGTCCGTGTCATCCAAGTGTCATGCGGAGGGTTTGTCCTCTCGCAGTCTCGGGTCAAGATTGTGAAGTCGGGCGACGTAACTGATGACTTGTCCAGAGCAGCGTGGATGTTTGTGACGCTGTTGGGAGAAAGAGTTCAGAGCGACGCGGTACCTTTGGGAACCTGA
- a CDS encoding uncharacterized protein (EggNog:ENOG41), translating to MGEASEPTAEPQVTFSSGRFESNSSSEAPDLRILHYNDVYHVDQASAEPVGGLARFMTLCKEYKEGKQYQGQPGLLTLFSGDVFNPSLESSVTKGRHMVPVLNAIGTDASCVGNHDLDFGVKQFEHLAEKCDFPWLLANVLDPALGEDVPLGNAKRTHMLTTSNGIKVGLIGLGEREWLATINSLPPNLIYKSASAVAKELVPKLREEGAEIIICLSHMREPNDNKLADQTNGIIDIILGGHDHYYAHSFRNGTHVLRSGTDFKQLSYIEARRKQDDPKRWDFEIWRRDITSDVPEDEPTAKLVDGLTSKLQKSLSKPVGWTAMPLDARFITARLKESNMGNFVCDIMRAHHNADCAIMAGGTIRGDQIYPPGAIRIKDITSCFPFEDPVVLLRAKGQAIWDALENGVSLYPALEGRFPQVSGIEYEFDPSKPSGQRILSVKIGGKTYEPEKKYVLATRGYMGRGKDGFTSLLVKSEGGEVEEIIDEESGMLISAMLRQYFMALRTVGQWSHLSSHWNHVADKCGHTELPSEVFKGESHVSRLKLHENFQDPWHKFLRSRLGFNKKPHDDDDDHFDTGTESDHTGSDSDSQIDMEILLMKKFWGRWAHRAGIKSKVCDCLKEAECAVDWTRVIAPVLEGRIKIVGS from the exons ATGGGAGAAGCATCTGAACCTACGGCGGAGCCTCAGGTGACCTTCTCGTCGGGCCGCTTTGAGAGCAACAGCAGTTCTGAGGCACCGGATCTGCGGATACTGCACTACAACGATGTTTATCATGTCGACCAGGCCAGTGCAGAGCCAGTTGGGGGCCTGGCGAGATTCATGACACTCTGCAAGGAGTACAAGGAGGGGAAGCAGTATCAAGGCCAGCCTGGACTTCTGACCCTGTTCTCGGGCGATGTTTTCAACCCCAGTCTGGAAAGCAGCGTTACAAAGGGAAGACACATGGTTCCAGTATTGAATGCTATTGGGACGGATGCCAGCTGCGTTGGA AACCACGATCTTGATTTTGGAGTAAAACAATTCGAGCACTTGGCCGAGAAATGCGATTTCCCATGGCTACTGGCCAATGTTTTGGATCCCGCGCTGGGAGAGGATGTCCCCTTGGGCAACGCCAAACGGACTCATATGCTCACCACCTCCAACGGCATCAAAGTGGGTCTGATTGGCCTGGGTGAGAGGGAGTGGCTTGCAACTATCAATAGTCTTCCGCCAAACCTCATCTACAAGTCCGCCAGCGCTGTCGCCAAAGAGCTCGTGCCAAAGCTGCGAGAGGAGGGGGCAGagatcatcatctgcttgagTCACATGCGTGAACCAAATGACAACAAACTAGCTGACCAAACGAATggcatcatcgacatcattCTCGGTGGCCATGACCATTACTATGCTCATAGCTTTAGGAACGGCACCCATGTCCTGCGTTCAGGAACTGACTTCAAGCAGCTCAGCTATATCGAGGCACGGCGGAAGCAGGATGACCCTAAACGATGGGATTTCGAGATCTGGAGACGAGATATTACATCCGATGTACCAGAGGATGAGCCCACAGCCAAACTGGTAGATGGCTTGACGTCCAAGTTGCAAAAGTCACTCTCCAAGCCTGTGGGATGGACGGCTATGCCGCTCGATGCTCGATTCATCACGGCACGCTTGAAAGAATCCAACATGGGCAACTTTGTGTGCGACATTATGCGTGCCCATCATAATGCCGACTGTGCTATCATGGCAGGCGGTACGATTCGCGGTGACCAGATCTATCCGCCAGGAGCTATCAGAATCAAGGATATCACTTCCTGCTTCCCCTTTGAAGATCCGGTCGTCCTTTTGAGAGCAAAGGGACAAGCAATCTGGGACGCGTTGGAGAATGGCGTCTCATTGTATCCTGCCCTTGAAGGAAGATTTCCGCAGGTATCGGGCATCGAGTATGAATTTGATCCATCCAAGCCATCCGGCCAGAGAATACTGTCGGTGAAGATTGGCGGCAAGACTTATGAGCCTGAAAAGAAATATGTGTTAGCGACTAGAGGGTACATGGGGCGCGGAAAAG ATGGCTTTACCAGCTTGCTCGTCAAGTCCGAAGGGGGAGAAGTGGAGGAAATCATCGATGAAGAGAGCGGAATGCTCATCTCTGCCATGCTTCGGCAGTATTTTATGGCTCTCCGAACAGTCGGCCAGTGGAGCCACTTATCTTCGCATTGGAACCACGTCGCCGATAAATGCGGTCACACTGAGTTGCCGTCTGAGGTGTTCAAGGGAGAGAGCCACGTATCACGACTCAAGCTTCATGAAAACTTTCAAGATCCCTGGCACAAATTTTTGCGCTCACGCTTGGGCTTCAACAAGAAGCCTcacgatgacgacgacgatcaTTTTGACACAGGAACTGAGAGTGACCATACAGGAAGCGATTCAGACAGCCAGATAGACATGGAGAtcttgctgatgaagaagttcTGGGGCCGTTGGGCTCATAGAGCAGGCATCAAGTCCAAGGTGTGCGACTGCCTAAAGGAGGCCGAATGTGCTGTTGACTGGACGCGAGTGATTGCGCCGGTGCTCGAAGGACGTATCAAGATTGTCGGATCATGA
- a CDS encoding uncharacterized protein (EggNog:ENOG41~SECRETED:SignalP(1-18)~CAZy:GH75), whose amino-acid sequence MAVLKAAILASLASAAAAKSVPSNLQNLYNSIIAQGSCNDQLASGFYSEDNDGGSTSYCGDHLNDYGIVYLQSTGGRLANMDIDCDGIQGGPADDGRCGDSSDTQSITAFQDTVASYGTGQRDLDANAHPYVVFGNDGSRPGWKTFDPQSVGVEPLSIMAVVCNNQLVYGVWGDTNGDDGDFPVVGEASIALATACFGNGINGDNGHDQDDVLYIAFTGSGAVPGARGAQWNAQDYTDFENSISALGDSLVARIGNSSGGGGGSGGGGGSTCSWEGHCAGASCGSDDDCSDDLTCSNGVCSGGSSSGGGGSSGGNGGGSSGGGGGSTSCDWEGHCSGASCGSNDDCADDLTCSNGVCGGGSGGSSGGGGGSSSSCSWEGHCFGAPCGSDDDCSDPWECVNGSCGN is encoded by the exons ATGGCTGTTCTCAAGGCTGCTATCCTCGCCTCACTTGCCAGCGCGGCCGCCGCCAAGTCTGTGCCCTCCAACCTTCAGAATCTCTACAACTCCATTATTGCCCAGGGATCTTGCAACGATCAGCTCGCTTCTGGTTTCTACAGCGAGGATAATGACGGTGGCA GTACCTCTTACTGTGGTGACCATCTTAACGACTATGGCATCGTCTACCTCCAGAGCACTGGCGGCAGGCTGGCCAACATGGATATCGACTGTGACGGTATTCAGGGAGGCCCTGCCGACGACGGCCGCTGTGGCGACTCTTCTGATACTCAATCCATCACCGCCTTCCAGGATACTGTCGCGAGCTACGGCACCGGTCAACGAGATCTCGATGCCAATGCTCACCCATATGTCGTCTTTGGTAACGATGGTAGCAGACCTGGCTGGAAGACCTTTGATCCTCAAAGCGTTGGCGTCGAGCCTCTATCTATTATGGCTGTTGTTTGCAACAATCAACTA GTATATGGTGTCTGGGGAGATaccaatggcgatgatggcgatttcCCTGTGGTTGGCGAGGCATCCATTGCTCTCGCTACTGCTTGCTTTGGTAACGGCATCAACGGTGATAACGGTCATGATCAAGATGATGTTCTCTACATCGCCTTCACTGGCTCTGGCGCCGTTCCTGGCGCTCGTGGCGCTCAATGGAATGCTCAAGACTATACCGACTTTGAGAACAGCATCAGCGCTCTCGGTGACAGCCTGGTCGCTCGTATCGGCAACAGCtccggtggtggtggtggctcTGGTGGAGGGGGCGGCAGCACTTGCTCGTGGGAGGGACATTGTGCTGGTGCTTCTTGTGGCAGTGATGATGACTGTTCTGATGATTTGACCTGCAGCAACGGCGTCTGcagtggtggcagcagcagtggtggcggtggcagctctggcggaaacggcggtggcagctctggcggtggtggcggcagcactTCTTGCGATTGGGAAGGACACTGCTCCGGTGCTTCTTGTGGTAGCAACGATGACTGCGCCGATGATCTGACTTGCAGCAATGGTGTCTGCGGTGGCGGTAGCGGTGGTagcagcggtggcggcggcggtagCAGCTCTTCCTGCTCATGGGAAGGACACTGCTTCGGTGCTCCTTGCGGCAGTGATGACGACTGCTCCGATCCCTGGGAGTGTGTTAACGGCTCTTGCGGTAACTAA
- a CDS encoding uncharacterized protein (EggNog:ENOG41), translating to MKVIVAGVTGHAGSEIVNHCFADERITKVIILTRKSVAIDIESHPKAEVVLHQDFSQYPEEMMRRFEGAEICLWAIGGRVNQFNNDKELCRKVGVEYTLAAANAMLNHLADKVPSGKKFRFVFCSGKYSEWNQKRPLLFMADSRRIKGEVEKGLCDIADANPDKFETWILRPSGFIEPSASISKRLVGSLYGAITTTQVGKAMVKVACEGWKDRIIENNALLKM from the exons ATGAAAGTCATAGTAGCCGGGGTCACTGGCCATGCCGGCTCAGAAATCGTTAACCACTGCTTTGCGGACGAGCGCATCACCAAGGTCATTATCCTGACCAGGAAGTCGGTCGCAATAGATATTGAAAGCCACCCCAAAGCCGAAGTAGTACTGCATCAAGATTTTTCTCAGTATCCCGAAGAGATGATGCGCAGATTTGAAGGGGCCGAGATATGCTTATG GGCTATTGGAGGGAGAGTTAACCAGTTCAACAACGACAAGGAATTATGCCGCAAAGTTGGCGTGGAATATACACTGGCAGCTGCGAATGCGATGCTGAACCATCTCGCTGACAAAGTTCCAAGCGGCAAGAAGTTTCGATTCGTCTTTTGCAGTGGCAAATACTCGGAGTGGAATCAGAagcggcctcttctctttatgGCTGATTCTCGCCGTATCAAAGGAGAAGTCGAAAAAGGTCTATGTGACATCGCGGATGCAAACCCTGACAAGTTTGAGACTTGGATTCTGAGACCCTCCGGTTTCATCGAGCCCAGTGCCTCAATCTCCAAAAGGCTTGTCGGCAGTCTCTACGGCGCCATCACGACTACCCAGGTGGGCAAAGCAATGGTAAAAGTAGCCTGTGAAGGCTGGAAGGATAGGATCATTGAGAATAATGCACTTCTCAAGATGTAA